The following coding sequences are from one Calditrichota bacterium window:
- a CDS encoding DUF3341 domain-containing protein has translation MIGQAPVKGLVARFETPGALLKAARSLREVGLKQFDAHSPYPIHGMDDAMREPRSRVSYVAAAGAIAGGTGLLALIYWASVIAYPVIVSGKPLFSYQAFFPPIFAITVLLAAFGSLAGFIALAGVKFHHSLFESPLFARFSDDGFIIAINADDPLFEEARLREQLAALGAVEMEAVHDAE, from the coding sequence ATGATCGGGCAAGCGCCGGTAAAGGGGCTGGTGGCGCGGTTCGAGACGCCGGGAGCGCTTCTGAAAGCCGCCCGGTCGCTCCGGGAGGTTGGACTGAAGCAGTTCGATGCGCATTCACCCTACCCTATCCACGGCATGGACGACGCGATGCGAGAGCCTCGTTCGCGGGTCAGTTACGTCGCCGCGGCGGGGGCAATTGCGGGCGGCACGGGGCTGCTGGCGCTTATCTACTGGGCCAGCGTCATTGCCTACCCGGTGATCGTCTCGGGCAAGCCGCTCTTCAGTTACCAGGCTTTCTTCCCGCCGATCTTTGCGATCACCGTGCTGCTGGCGGCGTTCGGCTCGCTTGCCGGGTTCATCGCGCTCGCCGGGGTGAAGTTCCATCACTCGCTCTTCGAGAGTCCGCTCTTTGCGCGGTTTTCCGACGACGGCTTCATCATCGCAATAAATGCCGATGATCCGCTATTCGAGGAAGCCCGGTTGCGAGAGCAACTGGCGGCACTCGGCGCAGTCGAAATGGAGGCAGTGCACGATGCGGAATAG
- a CDS encoding cytochrome c — MRNSLLYSALLAIVIIGCQGRPSDRPPVHINPNMDNQPKFKAQSANPNFADAASMRVPPAGTVARGHLRDDVRYYEGLDPATGQPVLTSPVPAAESGLQRGRERYNIYCSVCHGQTGDGKGIMLQKGFPPPASFHSDLVRNYSDGHYYRALTYGLRNMPAHGAQIKVEDRWLIVNYIRALQRSQHATLADIPEEMRGRIR; from the coding sequence ATGCGGAATAGCCTTCTCTACTCCGCATTGTTGGCCATTGTCATCATCGGCTGCCAGGGTCGTCCCTCCGACCGGCCGCCGGTCCACATCAATCCGAATATGGACAACCAGCCGAAGTTCAAGGCGCAGAGCGCCAATCCGAACTTCGCCGACGCGGCTTCGATGAGAGTGCCTCCGGCTGGGACGGTCGCCCGGGGACACCTGCGCGACGACGTCCGCTACTATGAAGGGCTCGATCCGGCGACCGGTCAGCCGGTACTAACGTCGCCGGTCCCGGCGGCGGAATCGGGACTGCAGCGGGGGCGAGAGCGCTACAACATCTATTGCTCGGTATGCCACGGTCAGACCGGCGACGGCAAGGGGATCATGCTGCAGAAGGGTTTCCCGCCGCCGGCTTCGTTCCACAGCGACCTAGTGCGAAACTACAGCGACGGGCATTACTACCGCGCACTCACCTACGGACTGCGCAACATGCCGGCACATGGAGCGCAAATCAAGGTCGAAGATCGCTGGCTGATCGTCAACTACATCCGGGCCTTGCAGCGCAGCCAGCATGCAACGCTCGCCGACATTCCGGAGGAGATGCGTGGCCGCATCCGTTAG
- a CDS encoding SCO family protein, with translation MRNAECGLQNDARGRAAGFLILILPAILFAQIAEHVPDDLQRIDVVEQYGASLPRDILLIASNGEAVEIGSLLKEDQPVLLAFYYADCPMLCSMVLTGLGKGIQSVAYRPGIDYRIVTISIDPRETPDKSAAGETRYREYLPSGSGSDGWQFFTADSAAIARLADAVGFRFFYVPERDEYAHSAVAMFLTPDGVLSRYLYGIEYKERDLRLALLEASQGRIGSTAERLLLYCFHYDPAARGYVLFAGNLMRLGGAITAILLVFFLWRLRRGELRRAKTPAEVPGAQSRTISH, from the coding sequence ATGCGGAATGCGGAATGCGGGTTGCAGAATGATGCGCGGGGAAGAGCTGCCGGTTTTCTGATTCTCATCCTGCCCGCGATCCTGTTTGCCCAGATAGCGGAGCACGTTCCTGATGACTTGCAGCGGATCGATGTCGTCGAACAGTACGGCGCCTCCCTCCCGCGCGACATCCTGCTGATCGCCAGTAACGGCGAGGCGGTCGAAATCGGATCGCTCCTGAAGGAGGACCAGCCGGTTCTGCTCGCCTTCTACTATGCAGACTGCCCGATGCTATGCTCAATGGTCCTGACCGGGCTTGGCAAGGGCATCCAAAGCGTTGCCTACCGGCCCGGGATCGACTACCGGATTGTCACCATCAGCATCGACCCGCGCGAGACGCCGGATAAGAGCGCGGCCGGCGAGACGCGTTACCGGGAGTATCTCCCAAGCGGATCTGGAAGCGATGGCTGGCAGTTTTTCACTGCAGACTCGGCTGCCATTGCGCGACTCGCGGACGCCGTCGGATTCCGGTTCTTCTACGTTCCCGAGCGCGACGAGTATGCCCACTCGGCCGTGGCGATGTTCCTGACGCCCGATGGCGTCCTGTCGCGCTACCTCTACGGTATCGAGTATAAAGAGCGCGACCTGAGGCTGGCGCTGCTGGAAGCATCCCAGGGCCGGATCGGCAGCACCGCCGAGCGTCTCCTGCTCTACTGCTTTCATTACGACCCGGCAGCCCGGGGCTATGTTCTCTTCGCCGGGAATTTGATGCGGCTCGGGGGAGCCATAACGGCTATTCTGTTAGTGTTTTTTCTTTGGCGCCTGAGGCGCGGGGAACTGCGGCGAGCCAAGACTCCCGCCGAAGTTCCGGGCGCACAGAGTCGCACGATAAGTCATTAG
- a CDS encoding L,D-transpeptidase has protein sequence MKRLLWILAIILPLALTGLWFYGRSVAPVIIEANHHLASADTAAFRLPSDPKAAKRELQRAQKALTALRPKGLYVVIDTHANLLYLRTQDSVLMKATCSTGYGGELTDSTTGRKWIFNTPQGVFKINSRVENPWWRKPDWAFIEEGEKPPDDPRERYDSNMLGKYALGFGNGYFIHGTLYTRLLGVAVSHGCVRLGNEDLDFLFKRATYGTPVYII, from the coding sequence ATGAAGCGGTTGCTTTGGATCCTCGCCATCATTCTACCGCTTGCTCTGACTGGACTATGGTTCTATGGCCGGTCGGTAGCACCGGTGATCATCGAAGCGAACCATCACTTGGCGTCTGCTGACACGGCAGCCTTTCGACTTCCGTCCGATCCAAAGGCAGCCAAACGGGAATTGCAGCGCGCTCAGAAAGCCTTGACGGCGCTGCGCCCCAAAGGCCTTTACGTCGTAATCGACACCCACGCCAATCTGCTCTACCTGCGAACGCAGGACTCGGTCCTGATGAAAGCGACCTGTTCGACCGGTTACGGTGGTGAACTGACCGATTCGACGACCGGTCGCAAGTGGATTTTCAACACCCCACAGGGCGTCTTCAAGATCAACAGCCGGGTCGAAAACCCCTGGTGGCGCAAGCCTGACTGGGCCTTCATTGAGGAAGGCGAAAAGCCGCCCGACGACCCTCGTGAACGCTACGACTCCAATATGCTCGGCAAGTATGCCCTCGGCTTCGGCAACGGCTATTTCATCCACGGGACGCTCTACACTCGGCTCCTGGGCGTTGCAGTCTCGCATGGCTGCGTCCGGCTCGGCAACGAAGACCTCGATTTCCTCTTCAAGCGGGCGACCTACGGCACACCGGTCTATATCATATAG
- a CDS encoding cytochrome c oxidase subunit 3 family protein gives MDTSHPSSPHPLIPSAPPSWFQHHFADADQQRDAAKLGMWVFLLTEVLFFGGLFCAYAIYRAWNPGMFTNAHLALDWRLGGLNTLVLVASSVTIAVAIRSLQLNRRSEAARLLVATWLLAATFMVIKYFEYSHKFHVGQLPGKFYTYTGIEGTNPHVFFSIYFGMTGLHGLHVLVGMAVIAWLIIRTRRGDFSSAYYTPVEVTGLYWHLVDMVWIFLFPLLYLIG, from the coding sequence ATGGATACTTCGCATCCCTCATCCCCTCATCCCCTCATTCCCTCAGCCCCTCCCTCCTGGTTCCAGCACCACTTTGCGGATGCCGACCAACAGCGGGACGCGGCGAAACTCGGGATGTGGGTCTTCCTCCTGACCGAGGTGCTCTTCTTCGGCGGGCTTTTCTGCGCCTATGCGATCTACCGCGCCTGGAATCCGGGGATGTTCACTAACGCGCACCTGGCGCTCGACTGGCGGCTCGGCGGGCTCAACACGCTGGTGCTCGTCGCATCGTCGGTAACGATCGCGGTCGCGATCCGGTCGCTGCAACTTAACCGCCGCAGCGAAGCCGCCCGATTGCTGGTCGCAACCTGGCTCCTGGCCGCGACCTTTATGGTCATCAAGTATTTCGAGTACTCCCATAAGTTCCACGTCGGCCAGTTGCCCGGCAAGTTCTACACCTACACCGGCATCGAAGGCACCAATCCGCATGTCTTTTTCAGCATTTATTTCGGGATGACCGGGCTGCACGGACTACACGTGCTGGTCGGGATGGCAGTCATCGCCTGGCTCATCATTCGGACCCGACGGGGCGACTTTTCGAGCGCCTATTACACGCCGGTCGAGGTAACCGGCCTTTACTGGCACCTCGTCGATATGGTCTGGATCTTCCTCTTTCCACTGCTTTATTTAATAGGGTAA
- a CDS encoding oxidase translates to MNPSAPHSEPHVMPMKIYLGIGGALFFLTIVTVAVAQVHLGPLNLIVALAVAVVKATLVGLYFMHLKYDHRLYSLVFVSAVVFLGIFITLTMLDTTRRGDIYEQVEHPIRPDAVIYHPALPGDTLQSKVPAAGH, encoded by the coding sequence TTGAACCCTTCGGCACCTCATTCCGAACCGCACGTGATGCCGATGAAGATCTATCTCGGCATCGGCGGCGCGCTCTTTTTCCTCACCATCGTTACGGTTGCCGTGGCTCAGGTGCACTTGGGACCGCTCAACCTCATCGTAGCGCTTGCGGTGGCGGTTGTCAAGGCAACGCTGGTCGGGCTTTACTTCATGCACTTGAAGTATGATCACCGGCTCTACTCGCTGGTGTTCGTTTCGGCGGTAGTCTTCCTCGGCATCTTCATCACTTTGACGATGCTCGACACGACGCGTCGTGGCGACATCTACGAGCAGGTCGAGCATCCGATCCGGCCGGACGCGGTGATCTACCACCCGGCGCTGCCCGGGGATACGCTCCAGTCCAAAGTTCCAGCCGCGGGGCATTAG
- a CDS encoding hydrogenase: MGTSDGTLTAGLGFNHHPSLASTSIHNTSLEAPLIQGQPSFRDVSERISGIVERGPGLWWWIATGISGLLSLMLVGLIGYLFWEGTGVWGLQVPVGWGWDITNFVFWVGIGHAGTLISAILFLLRQKWRTSINRFSEAMTLFAVLCAAMFPSIHVGRPWLLYFVMPIPNQMALWPNFRSPLLWDFFAVGTYFTVSLLFWYLGLVPDLATLRDRATARIRSGAREIGTRIRQVAFGLLALGWRGSNRQWKHYELAYLILAGISTPLVLSVHSIVSTDFATSVIPGWHTTIFPPYFVAGAIFSGFGMVMTLAILARLVYPISDYITINHLEKMAKVLMVTGMMVGYAYAMEFFIAWYSGNDIERFTFINRAFGTYAWAYWTMVSCNVLIPQILWFKRLRTSVPVLFVLSIFVNIGMWFERFVIIVSSLANDYLPAVWAYFRPTWVDVMTFVGSIGLFLFLFLLFLRFLPMIAMSEVKGVLPQAETH, from the coding sequence ATGGGGACATCCGACGGCACACTTACCGCCGGATTAGGGTTCAATCATCATCCGTCATTGGCATCGACATCAATACATAACACTTCGCTCGAAGCGCCTCTGATTCAGGGCCAGCCGTCGTTTCGCGATGTTTCGGAGCGGATCAGCGGCATCGTCGAACGTGGACCGGGGCTATGGTGGTGGATCGCGACGGGCATCTCGGGACTTTTGAGCCTTATGCTGGTCGGCCTGATAGGCTACCTCTTCTGGGAAGGCACCGGCGTTTGGGGGCTTCAAGTGCCGGTTGGCTGGGGTTGGGACATCACCAACTTCGTCTTTTGGGTCGGCATCGGGCATGCGGGGACGCTGATTTCTGCGATCCTGTTCCTCCTGCGCCAAAAATGGCGCACCTCGATCAACCGGTTCAGCGAAGCGATGACTCTCTTCGCGGTGCTCTGCGCGGCGATGTTCCCCTCCATCCACGTCGGACGACCCTGGCTGCTCTACTTTGTGATGCCGATCCCGAACCAGATGGCGCTCTGGCCTAATTTCCGCAGCCCGCTTCTGTGGGACTTCTTTGCGGTCGGGACCTATTTCACGGTCTCGCTCCTCTTCTGGTATCTCGGTCTGGTGCCGGACCTGGCAACTTTGCGCGACCGGGCGACGGCGCGGATCCGGTCGGGTGCCCGCGAGATCGGAACCCGCATCCGGCAGGTTGCATTTGGGCTTCTTGCGCTCGGGTGGCGGGGCAGCAACCGGCAATGGAAGCACTACGAACTGGCTTATCTGATTCTGGCCGGGATTTCGACGCCGCTGGTGCTCTCGGTGCACTCTATCGTCTCCACGGACTTTGCCACGTCAGTCATCCCGGGTTGGCACACCACGATTTTTCCCCCTTACTTCGTTGCTGGAGCAATCTTCAGCGGCTTTGGGATGGTGATGACGCTGGCGATACTGGCGCGACTCGTTTATCCGATCTCGGACTACATCACCATCAACCACCTTGAGAAGATGGCCAAGGTGCTGATGGTAACCGGGATGATGGTCGGCTATGCCTATGCGATGGAGTTCTTCATTGCGTGGTATTCAGGCAACGACATCGAGCGGTTCACATTCATCAACCGCGCCTTTGGGACTTATGCCTGGGCATACTGGACGATGGTTAGTTGCAACGTTCTGATTCCCCAGATTTTATGGTTCAAGCGGCTGCGCACATCGGTGCCGGTGCTTTTCGTTCTGTCGATCTTCGTCAACATCGGGATGTGGTTCGAGCGCTTTGTGATCATCGTCAGTTCGCTCGCCAATGACTACCTGCCGGCGGTTTGGGCTTACTTCCGGCCAACCTGGGTCGATGTAATGACTTTCGTCGGATCTATCGGGCTCTTCCTTTTCCTCTTCCTGCTCTTCCTGCGCTTCCTGCCGATGATCGCGATGTCTGAAGTGAAGGGTGTCCTACCGCAGGCGGAGACGCACTAA
- a CDS encoding 4Fe-4S dicluster domain-containing protein: MMTPVQTLPTIPDESGSRGINKSYWRSSGELIGDPVFIEQLHREFPEAASELTDPVSRRTFLGLMGASMALAALTGCRRPLETIVPYVKAPEDIVLGRPERYATAMQIAGDTLGLLVTTREGRPVKIDGNALHPSSGGGSSIWAQAAILDLYDPDRSRHIKERGQTRDRSEFVEFLRRLRSEYLARQGEGLAVLSEAYDAPTMARLQSEFRQVFPRARWIVREAVGSASLQSALEVSSGMPCRVRYDYGAADVTLALDADIFGTEPGAVSAARGFARRRNPDSEQKMNRLYVAESNFTLTGANADHRFRIRSSEIAKFTLALAKELNATGGLGLDGMINGLPEGDMTASGRVWLKALAGDLLACRGRSILVAGRHQPASVQALVIALNEALGNRGATVIYSPLPESARIDHSGEQHLASDIAAGSVTGLILLGGNPVYDGGAGVDWKALLNKVPQSLRLGYWEDETSAACRWHLPQAHTLEAWGDAFDASGAPSLAQPQIEPMFGGWSGIELIGFLLTGSEARGYELVRETWRGFLPGVDYESQWRKTLHDGAPAGGGQVLSSVLNVSALTGFIASHWPKTASGIEAVFRPSPALFDGRFANNGWLQELPDPMTKLTWDNAALVSPKSAVQWSLKTGDVVRLELSDAFVEAPVLVLPGHSDDSVTLPLGYGREFGRIAAGVGFNVYRLKPASTSEEGDVAGGLKVVPTGRRSSLATTQEHWSMEGRPIVREASLGEYRENPDFAHDMVPRGAEPSLWKEWQYDQGYQWGMAIDLNSCTGCNVCTIACQSENNIPIVGREQVKRSREMHWIRLDRYFTGPVEDPQSVAQPVGCQHCEMAPCEQVCPVAATNHDAEGLNVMTYNRCVGTRYCSNNCPYKARRFNFFNYTNKLDSLVQMVQNPDVTVRSRGVMEKCTYCIQRINRAKHEAKLEGDRPLRDGDVLPACAEACPAGAIVFGNILDPNSRVSQLKRDARNYELLADINTRPRTSYLARVRNPNPALG, from the coding sequence ATGATGACCCCGGTGCAAACCCTTCCAACTATCCCCGACGAGTCGGGGAGCCGTGGGATAAACAAATCCTACTGGCGCAGTTCCGGCGAACTCATAGGCGATCCCGTCTTCATCGAGCAACTCCACCGCGAGTTCCCCGAAGCCGCAAGCGAACTTACAGATCCGGTGAGCCGCCGGACCTTCCTCGGCTTGATGGGAGCATCGATGGCGCTGGCGGCGCTCACCGGCTGCCGGAGGCCGCTTGAGACCATCGTCCCCTATGTAAAGGCTCCCGAAGATATCGTCCTCGGTCGTCCGGAACGTTATGCCACGGCGATGCAGATAGCCGGCGATACGCTGGGGCTGCTCGTAACGACCCGCGAAGGCCGTCCCGTCAAGATCGACGGCAATGCGCTCCATCCCTCGTCGGGGGGCGGCAGTTCGATTTGGGCGCAGGCAGCGATCCTCGATCTCTACGACCCGGATCGCTCACGGCATATAAAGGAACGAGGTCAAACTCGCGACCGGTCGGAATTTGTCGAATTCCTGCGCCGCCTTCGCAGTGAGTATTTAGCCCGTCAGGGCGAGGGACTGGCTGTCCTTTCCGAAGCCTATGATGCTCCGACGATGGCGCGATTGCAGAGCGAATTCAGGCAGGTATTCCCCCGTGCCAGGTGGATCGTCCGTGAGGCGGTTGGGAGCGCAAGCCTCCAGAGTGCGCTCGAAGTTTCATCCGGTATGCCGTGCCGGGTGCGGTATGACTACGGCGCTGCTGACGTTACCCTCGCACTCGACGCCGACATCTTCGGCACCGAGCCGGGGGCGGTATCGGCCGCGCGAGGCTTCGCCCGCCGTCGCAATCCCGACAGCGAACAGAAGATGAACCGGCTCTATGTAGCCGAGTCGAACTTCACCCTGACCGGAGCCAACGCCGATCACCGGTTCCGCATCCGTTCGAGTGAGATCGCAAAATTCACGCTCGCGCTCGCAAAAGAACTGAATGCGACCGGCGGACTGGGGCTCGATGGCATGATTAACGGGCTGCCGGAGGGCGACATGACGGCATCCGGGAGAGTCTGGCTTAAGGCATTAGCCGGGGATCTGCTCGCCTGCCGCGGCCGGTCGATCCTCGTCGCCGGACGGCATCAGCCCGCTTCCGTCCAAGCCCTCGTCATCGCCTTGAACGAAGCGCTCGGCAACCGGGGGGCGACGGTCATTTACTCACCGCTGCCGGAATCCGCCCGAATCGACCACTCCGGCGAACAGCATCTGGCATCCGACATCGCAGCCGGGAGTGTGACCGGCCTCATCCTCCTGGGCGGTAACCCGGTCTATGACGGCGGAGCGGGAGTCGATTGGAAGGCGCTCTTGAACAAGGTCCCGCAATCGTTGCGGCTCGGCTACTGGGAAGACGAGACGTCAGCCGCCTGCCGGTGGCATCTGCCGCAGGCGCACACTCTAGAAGCGTGGGGGGACGCCTTTGACGCGTCGGGCGCGCCATCGCTGGCTCAGCCGCAAATCGAGCCGATGTTCGGCGGCTGGAGCGGAATAGAACTTATCGGATTTCTTCTAACCGGTAGCGAAGCGCGCGGCTACGAACTGGTGCGCGAGACCTGGCGGGGATTCCTGCCCGGGGTGGACTACGAGAGCCAGTGGCGCAAGACGCTGCACGACGGCGCACCGGCGGGCGGCGGGCAAGTCCTCTCGTCCGTCTTGAACGTGAGCGCCCTAACCGGCTTCATTGCCTCGCACTGGCCGAAAACGGCGTCCGGCATCGAAGCCGTCTTCCGGCCTTCTCCAGCCCTCTTTGACGGGCGGTTCGCCAACAACGGCTGGCTGCAGGAACTGCCCGATCCGATGACTAAACTGACCTGGGACAACGCCGCGCTCGTAAGCCCAAAGAGCGCGGTCCAGTGGAGCCTCAAGACTGGCGATGTCGTCCGCCTTGAACTGAGCGACGCGTTCGTCGAGGCGCCGGTATTGGTCCTGCCCGGTCATTCCGACGACTCGGTTACACTGCCTCTCGGCTACGGGCGCGAGTTCGGACGAATCGCTGCCGGCGTCGGATTCAATGTCTACCGGTTGAAGCCTGCAAGCACAAGTGAAGAGGGCGATGTTGCAGGTGGTTTGAAGGTGGTGCCGACGGGCCGCCGTTCCTCATTGGCCACCACACAGGAGCACTGGTCGATGGAAGGCCGTCCAATCGTCCGGGAAGCGAGCCTGGGTGAGTATCGGGAGAATCCCGATTTTGCTCACGATATGGTCCCCCGGGGTGCCGAGCCGTCACTCTGGAAAGAGTGGCAATACGACCAAGGCTACCAGTGGGGGATGGCCATCGACCTGAACAGTTGCACCGGCTGTAATGTCTGCACTATAGCCTGTCAGAGCGAGAACAACATTCCGATCGTCGGGCGCGAACAGGTGAAACGGAGCCGCGAGATGCACTGGATTCGGCTCGACCGCTACTTCACCGGCCCGGTCGAGGACCCGCAGTCGGTGGCTCAGCCGGTCGGTTGTCAACACTGCGAGATGGCGCCCTGCGAGCAGGTCTGCCCGGTTGCTGCGACGAACCACGACGCCGAAGGCCTCAATGTGATGACCTACAATCGCTGCGTCGGGACCCGGTATTGCTCCAATAACTGCCCCTACAAGGCGCGACGCTTCAACTTCTTCAATTACACCAATAAACTCGATTCTCTGGTGCAAATGGTGCAGAACCCGGACGTCACGGTCCGGTCGCGTGGAGTGATGGAAAAGTGCACCTACTGCATTCAGCGCATCAACCGCGCCAAGCATGAAGCGAAATTGGAGGGCGACCGGCCGCTCCGCGACGGCGACGTCCTGCCGGCCTGTGCCGAAGCCTGTCCGGCTGGAGCCATCGTCTTCGGGAATATCCTCGACCCGAACTCGCGGGTCTCGCAACTTAAGCGCGATGCCCGCAACTATGAACTTCTGGCCGACATCAACACCCGGCCTCGCACCAGTTATCTGGCTCGGGTGCGCAACCCCAACCCCGCGTTGGGGTAG
- the ctaD gene encoding cytochrome c oxidase subunit I codes for MEGKVDSLDVMNRMDEMDSRARPNYIEDGGKGLLSWLTTLDHKRIGVLYLISISIAFFLGGLFALLIRLELWRPGGQFMSSDVYNQMFTLHGAIMIFLFIIPSIPAALGNFIMPLQIGAKDVAFPRLNLASWYVYIFGACFAVYSMVSGAADTGWTFYTPYSTETNTSVISMTLGAFILGFSSIFTGLNFIVTIHKMRAPGMTWGRLPLFVWAIYATALIQVLATPVLGITLLLLVLERAFGMGIFDPKMGGDPVLFQHFFWFYSHPAVYIMILPGMGIISELITAYSKRNIFGYNSVAASSLGIALLGFLVWGHHMFISGQSELSSAVFSFLTFFVGIPSAVKVFNWTATLYKGSIRLEAGMLYALAFLFLFSIGGLTGIFLGTLSADVHLHDTYFVVAHFHYVMMGGTVIALLGGIHYWWPKMFGRMYSRFWAVIAWLLVFVGFNLTFFTQFILGTRGMPRRYFDYLPQFTRLHGFSSVGAFILGAGLTIIAVYLVASLWKGKPAGDNPWGAETLEWKTSSPPHPHNFTQTPVVQGGPYEFKRG; via the coding sequence ATGGAGGGCAAAGTGGACAGTCTGGACGTGATGAACAGGATGGACGAGATGGACTCACGGGCTCGCCCTAATTACATCGAAGATGGCGGGAAAGGACTGCTCTCCTGGTTGACGACGCTCGACCATAAGCGGATCGGCGTTCTTTACCTGATCAGCATCTCGATCGCGTTCTTTCTCGGCGGCCTCTTTGCGCTCCTGATCCGCCTTGAACTCTGGCGGCCGGGCGGGCAGTTCATGAGTTCGGACGTCTATAACCAGATGTTCACGCTCCATGGCGCGATAATGATCTTCCTCTTCATTATCCCTTCGATTCCGGCAGCGCTGGGGAATTTCATAATGCCGCTCCAGATCGGCGCCAAGGACGTCGCCTTTCCCCGTCTCAATCTGGCCAGTTGGTATGTCTATATCTTCGGGGCTTGCTTCGCCGTTTATTCGATGGTGAGCGGCGCGGCGGACACCGGCTGGACGTTCTATACGCCTTATTCAACCGAGACCAACACCTCAGTCATTTCGATGACATTAGGCGCGTTTATACTCGGCTTTTCGTCGATCTTCACCGGCCTCAATTTCATTGTAACGATCCATAAGATGCGGGCTCCGGGGATGACCTGGGGCCGGCTGCCGCTCTTCGTCTGGGCAATCTATGCGACGGCTCTGATTCAGGTTCTTGCGACGCCGGTGCTGGGTATTACACTACTCCTGCTCGTTCTGGAACGCGCTTTTGGGATGGGAATCTTCGACCCTAAGATGGGCGGCGATCCGGTGCTCTTTCAGCACTTCTTCTGGTTCTACAGCCACCCGGCGGTTTACATCATGATCCTGCCCGGGATGGGGATCATCAGCGAACTGATCACCGCCTATTCCAAGCGCAATATCTTCGGCTACAATTCGGTTGCTGCATCGTCGCTCGGCATTGCGCTGCTCGGGTTCCTCGTCTGGGGACACCATATGTTCATTTCGGGTCAGTCGGAACTCTCGTCGGCGGTCTTTTCGTTTCTCACCTTTTTCGTCGGAATACCTTCGGCGGTGAAGGTCTTTAACTGGACGGCGACGCTCTACAAGGGTTCGATTCGCCTCGAAGCGGGAATGCTTTACGCGCTGGCGTTTCTCTTTCTTTTCAGCATCGGCGGTCTAACCGGCATCTTCCTCGGCACGCTCTCGGCGGACGTCCATCTGCACGACACCTATTTTGTAGTGGCGCATTTCCATTATGTGATGATGGGCGGGACGGTTATCGCGCTTTTGGGAGGCATCCACTACTGGTGGCCGAAGATGTTCGGGCGGATGTACAGTCGGTTCTGGGCGGTGATAGCATGGCTGCTCGTCTTCGTCGGCTTCAACCTCACCTTCTTCACGCAGTTCATCCTTGGAACCCGCGGAATGCCGCGACGCTATTTCGATTATTTGCCGCAGTTCACGCGCCTGCACGGATTCTCGTCGGTGGGAGCATTCATACTTGGCGCCGGGTTGACGATCATCGCTGTTTATCTGGTCGCATCGCTTTGGAAGGGCAAGCCGGCCGGCGACAACCCCTGGGGGGCTGAGACACTGGAATGGAAAACTTCTTCGCCGCCCCATCCGCACAATTTCACCCAAACGCCGGTGGTGCAGGGGGGACCGTATGAGTTCAAGAGGGGATGA
- a CDS encoding cytochrome c3 family protein, with protein sequence MAQIFPKWVDRIPSLAGLVVFAAVCGVVGFFWYFGSPWWTDVGYRPRQPVPFSHKLHAGDLGMDCRYCHSQVEQSVHANIPAIATCMNCHSQVLKESPKLLPIREAAASGKPVQWVRVHELPDYAYFDHSAHLRAGVSCFSCHGNIPQEEVVTLRKPLSMSWCLDCHRNPDPHLRPVSEITNLNWEPPADFDRFVREWKQVKRINPPTNCSACHR encoded by the coding sequence GTGGCGCAAATCTTTCCCAAATGGGTCGATCGCATTCCTTCGCTCGCCGGGCTCGTGGTATTCGCAGCAGTCTGCGGAGTCGTCGGGTTCTTCTGGTACTTCGGCTCGCCGTGGTGGACCGACGTCGGCTACCGGCCCCGTCAGCCGGTGCCGTTCAGCCATAAACTGCACGCCGGCGATCTCGGGATGGATTGCCGCTATTGTCACAGCCAGGTCGAGCAGTCGGTTCATGCCAATATCCCGGCTATTGCAACCTGTATGAACTGCCATAGTCAGGTCTTGAAGGAATCGCCGAAACTGCTCCCGATCCGCGAAGCCGCCGCGTCGGGCAAGCCGGTGCAATGGGTGCGAGTGCACGAACTGCCGGATTACGCCTATTTTGACCATTCGGCGCACCTGCGAGCCGGAGTCTCCTGCTTTTCCTGTCACGGCAACATTCCGCAGGAAGAGGTCGTTACTCTGCGCAAGCCGCTCTCGATGTCCTGGTGCCTTGACTGCCACCGAAATCCCGATCCTCACCTTCGGCCGGTTTCGGAGATCACCAACCTCAACTGGGAGCCTCCGGCCGACTTCGACCGCTTCGTTCGTGAATGGAAGCAGGTAAAGCGCATCAATCCGCCCACCAACTGCTCGGCCTGCCATAGATGA